In a single window of the Diospyros lotus cultivar Yz01 chromosome 10, ASM1463336v1, whole genome shotgun sequence genome:
- the LOC127812251 gene encoding pentatricopeptide repeat-containing protein At1g73710, producing the protein MLLHISCSSKGHDNLLQNSIQNNTLPCSRKLQTFHCDFKTRVFLGFNSLYNNYNHSLAGRRDCSLLSVSPSSETIRSHDKIPIKHVQKQSTRAPRVVSLGFKLRCHSRTVVPPAKNSINGKKKRHGGVLQSILRSMESADDIGKTLSFYDGKLSPREQTVILKEQSSWERVVKVFEWIKSQKEYLPNVIHYNVVLRALGRAQKWDELRLCWIEMAKNGLFPTNNTYGMLVDVYGKAGLVKEALLWIKHMKLRGIFPDEVTMNTVVRVLKDAGEYDRADRFYKDWCLGKIELDDLDLDSVAVSESVSRSQPVSLKHFLSTELFKTGGRGNPTNIMPSSDLESPVRRPQLTATYNTLIDLYGKAGRLKDAADVFAEMLKSGVAVDTTTFNTMIFTCGSHGNLTEAETLLKKMEERGISPDTKTYNILLSLYAGVGNIDAALQCYRKIREVGLFPDIVTGRAVLQILCERNMVQEVNAVLEEMEKSGLHLDEHSFPVLIKMYVDEGLLEQAHVIFEKSQLHGGLSSRTYAAIMDAYADKGLWAEAEAVFCRKRDLGGQQKDVAEYNVMVKAYGKAKLFDKAFSLFKGMKHHGTWPDECTFNSLIQMLSGGDLVDQARDILVEMQEVGYKPLCLTFSAVIASYARLSRLSDAVDVYEEMERTGVKPNEVVYGSLINGFAEAGRVDEALRYFFIMEENGILANQIVLTSMIKAYSKVGSLGGAKQFYERMKDLEGGPDLVASNSMLNLYADLGMVSEARIVFDNLREKGSADGVTFATMMYLYKNMGMLDEAIEVAEEMQRSGLLRDCVSFNKVMACYATNGQLLECSRLLHKMVSQKLLPDTGTFRVLFTVLKKAGVPMEVVAQLESCYREGKPFARQAVIACIFSAVGLNDLAHESCEIFIRARVGLQSFAYNAALYVYGASGETDRALNVFMKMQDEGVEPDLVTYMNLVGCYGKAGMVEAVKRIHRQLKYGEIEPNESLFKAVMDAYRHANRQDLAELVSQEMRFASDAHLYSESELEEDDDQAC; encoded by the coding sequence ATGCTGCTTCATATAAGTTGCAGTTCCAAAGGCCACGACAATCTCCTCCAGAACTCTATCCAAAACAACACCTTGCCTTGCTCACGTAAGCTCCAAACCTTTCACTGCGACTTCAAGACTAGGGTTTTTCTGGGTTTCAATAGtttgtataataattataatcacAGCTTGGCGGGGAGACGGGACTGCTCTTTGCTTTCTGTATCACCTTCCTCCGAAACTATTCGATCCCATGACAAAATACCAATCAAGCATGTCCAGAAGCAGAGTACTAGAGCACCTAGGGTGGTTTCTCTAGGGTTTAAACTCCGTTGCCATTCAAGGACAGTGGTTCCGCCTGCCAAAAACTCGATAAATGGTAAAAAGAAGAGGCATGGCGGTGTATTGCAGTCGATTTTGCGGTCCATGGAGTCTGCGGATGATATCGGGAAGACCCTTAGTTTTTATGACGGGAAGCTCAGTCCCAGAGAACAAACTGTGATTCTCAAGGAGCAGAGCAGCTGGGAGAGGGTTGTTAAGGTTTTTGAGTGGATAAAGTCACAGAAAGAATACTTGCCCAACGTAATTCACTACAATGTGGTGCTTCGGGCACTGGGTCGAGCCCAGAAATGGGATGAGTTGAGGCTCTGCTGGATTGAAATGGCGAAAAATGGTCTTTTTCCTACTAATAACACCTATGGAATGCTCGTCGATGTGTATGGAAAAGCGGGTCTTGTTAAGGAAGCACTTCTCTGGATAAAGCACATGAAACTCAGAGGAATTTTTCCAGATGAGGTCACAATGAATACGGTTGTTCGTGTTTTGAAGGATGCAGGGGAATATGACCGGGCAGATAGGTTTTATAAAGATTGGTGTCTTGGGAAGATTGAGCTGGATGATCTTGATTTGGATTCTGTAGCTGTTTCTGAATCTGTGTCTCGTTCCCAACCCGTTAGTTTGAAGCACTTCTTGTCGACTGAGCTTTTCAAGACAGGTGGGAGAGGTAACCCCACAAACATTATGCCTTCATCTGATTTGGAGTCCCCTGTTCGCCGGCCCCAACTTACAGCTACTTATAATACTTTGATTGATTTGTATGGGAAGGCTGGCCGGTTGAAGGATGCTGCAGATGTGTTTGCTGAAATGTTGAAGTCGGGGGTGGCAGTTGATACTACTACTTTCAACACCATGATCTTCACCTGTGGAAGCCATGGGAATTTGACAGAGGCAGAAACTTTGCTCAAAAAGATGGAGGAGAGGGGAATATCACCTGATACGAAAACTTACAACATCCTTCTGTCATTGTATGCTGGTGTAGGGAACATAGACGCAGCTCTTCAGTGTTACAGGAAAATAAGGGAGGTGGGGCTTTTCCCCGACATTGTAACCGGCAGGGCTGTTCTGCAGATATTATGTGAGAGAAACATGGTTCAAGAAGTGAATGCAGTACTTGAAGAAATGGAAAAATCTGGCTTGCACTTAGATGAACACTCTTTTCCTGTTCTTATTAAGATGTATGTTGATGAAGGGTTGCTTGAGCAGGCACATGTCATTTTTGAGAAGAGCCAATTACATGGAGGATTGTCCTCAAGAACATATGCGGCTATTATGGATGCATATGCTGATAAGGGATTGTGGGCTGAAGCAGAGGCTGTGTTCTGCAGGAAGAGGGATTTGGGTGGACAGCAGAAGGACGTGGCCGAGTACAATGTGATGGTCAAAGCTTATGGTAAGGCGAAGCTTTTTGATAAAGCGTTTTCACTCTTTAAGGGCATGAAACATCATGGGACTTGGCCAGATGAATGCACCTTTAACTCTCTTATCCAAATGCTATCTGGAGGAGATTTAGTGGACCAAGCAAGGGACATTTTAGTAGAAATGCAAGAAGTGGGATATAAACCCCTGTGTCTGACTTTTTCTGCTGTCATTGCAAGTTATGCCCGTTTGAGCAGGCTTTCTGATGCTGTGGATGTCTATGAAGAAATGGAGAGAACAGGGGTAAAGCCCAATGAAGTTGTTTATGGGTCTTTAATCAACGGATTTGCGGAGGCTGGTAGAGTTGATGAAGCTCTTCGCTATTTCTTCATTATGGAAGAAAATGGTATTTTGGCAAATCAGATAGTCCTTACTTCCATGATTAAAGCTTACAGCAAGGTCGGGTCCTTGGGAGGAGCCAAACAGTTTTATGAGAGGATGAAGGACTTGGAGGGCGGTCCTGACCTCGTGGCATCAAATAGCATGCTCAATCTGTATGCAGATCTTGGTATGGTATCTGAAGCCAGAATAGTATTTGATAATTTGAGAGAGAAGGGTTCGGCAGATGGAGTTACCTTTGCTACCATGATGTATCTTTACAAGAACATGGGTATGCTTGATGAGGCCATAGAAGTTGCCGAGGAGATGCAACGGTCAGGTTTACTGAGGGACTGCGTTTCATTTAACAAGGTAATGGCATGCTATGCCACAAACGGGCAGTTGCTGGAATGCTCTAGATTGTTGCATAAGATGGTAAGTCAAAAGCTTTTGCCTGATACTGGAACATTTAGGGTATTATTTACTGTACTGAAGAAGGCTGGTGTGCCAATGGAGGTGGTGGCACAGCTTGAGTCATGCTACCGTGAGGGGAAGCCTTTTGCTAGACAAGCTGTTATAGCTTGTATATTCTCGGCAGTTGGCTTGAATGATTTGGCACATGAATCCTGTGAAATCTTCATTAGAGCCAGAGTTGGGCTACAGTCCTTTGCCTATAATGCTGCATTATATGTTTACGGGGCTTCGGGGGAAACTGATCGAGCTTTGAACGTGTTCATGAAAATGCAAGACGAGGGTGTAGAACCAGACCTCGTCACTTACATGAATCTGGTGGGTTGCTATGGTAAGGCTGGCATGGTGGAAGCTGTGAAGCGGATTCACAGACAGTTGAAATATGGAGAGATTGAGCCAAATGAATCCCTGTTCAAGGCAGTGATGGATGCCTACAGACATGCCAACAGACAGGATCTTGCTGAACTGGTTAGCCAAGAGATGAGATTTGCTTCTGATGCACATCTGTATTCTGAATCTGAACTTGAAGAGGATGATGATCAAGCTTGTTAA
- the LOC127810809 gene encoding uncharacterized protein LOC127810809: MATLKTYIIAHILSAPTKPITETHKPNSHKPNSLSLSTSQLFSKPNPSLSSTTISTKKRPNWVTNSVTEDRDLVVAQTRVSSGQEDGPRDGIGRELEEEKGVLSHGPGDNDKFVGRAINAAIVLGFGTFAITKLLTIDHDYWHGWTLYEVLRYVPEHNWTAYEEALKTNPVLAKMMISGVVYSLGDWIAQCYEGKPLFEFDRTRMFRSGLVGFLLHGSLSHYYYQFCEALFPFDDWWVVPAKVAFDQTVWAATWNSIYYVVLGFLRLETSENIFDELKATFWPLLTAGWKLWPFAHLITYGVIPVEQRLLWVDCVELIWVTILSTYSNEKSEARISEASPEAKSSSKE; this comes from the exons ATGGCTACTCTGAAAACCTACATCATTGCCCATATTCTCTCAGCACCCACCAAACCCATCACAGAAACCCATAAACCCAATTCACATAAACCCAATTCACTCTCGCTCTCTACTTCCCAACTCTTCTCCAAGCCAAACCCATCACTGAGTTCAACAACCATTTCCACCAAAAAGAGGCCAAATTGGGTCACTAACTCGGTCACAGAGGACAGGGACTTGGTTGTGGCGCAGACTAGGGTTTCATCTGGTCAAGAAGACGGACCCAGAGATGGAATTGGGAGAGAATTGGAAGAAGAGAAGGGGGTGCTCTCTCATGGGCCTGGGGACAATGATAAGTTCGTTGGTAGAGCAATTAATGCTGCTATTGTTCTGGGTTTTGGTACCTTTGCAATCACCAAGTTGCTCACCATTGACCATGACTACTGGCAT GGGTGGACTCTTTATGAAGTCCTCAGGTATGTGCCTGAACACAATTGGACTGCATATGAAGAAGCTCTCAAAACCAATCCAGTATTAGCCAAAATGATGATTAGTGGAGTGGTCTACTCTCTGGGAGATTGGATTGCACAA TGTTATGAAGGAAAACCCCTTTTTGAATTTGACAGAACGCGGATGTTTAGGTCAGGCCTTGTGGGATTCTTGCTCCATGGATCCCTTTCTCATTATTACTACCAGTTTTGTGAG gctcttttcccttttgacGACTGGTGGGTGGTCCCTGCAAAAGTTGCTTTTGACCAAACTGTGTGGGCTGCAACTTGGAACAGCATCTATTACGTGGTTCTGGGGTTCTTGCGTTTGGAAACctcagaaaatatttttgatgaaCTCAAAGCCACATTTTGGCCCTTGTTGACt GCAGGGTGGAAGCTCTGGCCCTTTGCCCACCTAATTACCTATGGTGTGATCCCTGTAGAGCAAAGACTTCTTTGGGTAGACTGCGTGGAGCTCATATGGGTAACCATACTATCGAC ATACTCAAATGAGAAATCAGAAGCTCGGATATCAGAGGCATCACCTGAAGCAAAGTCCAGTTCGAAG GAGTGA